A genomic window from Vicinamibacterales bacterium includes:
- a CDS encoding sigma-54 dependent transcriptional regulator: protein MGRILVADDHDSLRRGIVRALSDARHDVDEAPNGNVAIEKLHEGQYDVVLSDLKMGGSDGMDVLRTAKALHPTSAVILMTAFGSVHTAVEAMKIGAFDYVQKPFEIEEMELKVEKALEHRRLKHEIEYLRHTQQDIYDFDRIIGASGALQSVLAIVKKVAKSNTTCLIRGETGTGKELIAGAIHHNSLRAARNFVKVNCAALQENLLESELFGHEKGAFTGADKQRVGRFEQADGGTLFLDEVGDMSANTQAKILRVLQEHEFERLGGTRTLRCDVRVITATNRNLPQMVANGQFREDLYYRLNVVSIEMPPLRERKDDIGALATFFLRRFASELKKRVDGVSPDALKLLMRYNWPGNIRELENSIERAVLLCEGSQVTSSDLRLGELSTSTQSGESSPVVKIPPTGIALEEIERQALIEALKMSNWVQKDAAELLSISPRVMNYKIKTLAIEYPRGRRMVDVA from the coding sequence ATGGGACGGATTCTTGTTGCAGATGACCACGATTCGCTGAGAAGGGGGATCGTCCGCGCGCTCTCCGACGCGCGGCACGACGTGGACGAGGCCCCCAACGGCAACGTTGCCATCGAGAAGCTCCACGAAGGGCAGTACGACGTGGTGCTCAGCGACCTGAAGATGGGCGGCAGCGACGGCATGGACGTGCTGCGCACCGCCAAGGCGCTGCATCCGACCAGCGCGGTGATCCTGATGACCGCGTTCGGGTCCGTCCACACCGCCGTCGAGGCGATGAAGATCGGCGCGTTCGACTACGTGCAGAAGCCGTTCGAGATCGAGGAGATGGAGCTCAAGGTCGAGAAGGCCCTCGAGCACCGCCGCCTGAAGCACGAGATCGAGTACCTCCGCCACACCCAGCAGGACATCTACGACTTCGATCGCATCATCGGCGCCAGCGGCGCGCTGCAGTCGGTGCTGGCCATCGTCAAGAAGGTCGCCAAGAGCAACACGACCTGTCTGATTCGCGGCGAGACGGGCACCGGCAAAGAGCTGATCGCCGGCGCCATCCACCACAATTCGCTGCGCGCGGCGCGCAACTTCGTCAAGGTCAATTGCGCCGCGCTGCAGGAGAATCTCCTCGAGTCGGAGTTGTTCGGGCACGAAAAGGGGGCGTTCACCGGCGCCGACAAGCAGCGCGTCGGCCGCTTCGAGCAGGCGGACGGCGGAACGCTGTTCCTCGACGAAGTCGGCGACATGAGCGCCAACACGCAGGCCAAGATCCTGCGCGTGCTGCAGGAGCACGAGTTCGAGCGCCTCGGCGGCACCCGCACGCTGCGCTGCGACGTCCGCGTCATCACCGCGACCAACCGCAACCTGCCGCAGATGGTCGCCAACGGCCAGTTCCGCGAGGATCTCTATTACCGCCTGAACGTCGTCTCGATCGAGATGCCGCCGCTGCGCGAGCGCAAGGACGACATCGGGGCGCTGGCCACGTTCTTCCTGCGCCGCTTCGCGAGCGAGCTGAAGAAGCGCGTCGACGGCGTCTCGCCCGATGCGCTGAAGCTGCTGATGCGCTACAACTGGCCCGGCAACATCCGCGAGCTCGAGAACTCGATCGAGCGCGCCGTGCTCCTCTGCGAGGGCTCGCAGGTGACCAGCTCGGATCTGCGGCTGGGCGAGCTGTCGACCTCCACCCAGTCGGGCGAGAGCAGCCCGGTCGTGAAGATCCCGCCCACCGGCATCGCGCTCGAGGAGATCGAGCGCCAGGCGCTGATCGAGGCGCTGAAGATGTCCAACTGGGTGCAGAAGGACGCCGCGGAGCTGCTGTCAATCAGCCCGCGCGTGATGAACTACAAGATCAAGACGCTCGCGATCGAGTACCCGCGCGGCCGCCGCATGGTCGACGTCGCGTAG
- a CDS encoding SPOR domain-containing protein: MRGSAIPACSAAVILAASATAAAQQGSLQISTDTQIVQGHPQRRLAERRLEPDFGALWTQPGRRFGQLQLELRASRRGDDLHLGRSWFALRDARARGVAWTFEGGDLYTPPSLVDYHFTNLAAPAITFTGGAVSGRSKTLSLQIAGGRSTAWRNIFGTDPDALGQTVGLARLAYQATPRVQLLARGSRVRTRDLGEFPRTIDASDQAGGGVRFVVTPSFHLIGDAGYVRYRATGAAAAVHDYSYLAGAHVLIARGWVQVNASRYSPGDLPVLNASLHDRSGIFSAGEYELFDRVRVFGGWEQLDTNIAPTGTALDRPIAETQRHFGGIRLRIAGRSLLSLRIEDGGRVARPPIPQSPASLFASTSDTGSRTAELQTGIGPLTAFARYSRRESVDSVFTASTYDQEDTTGQFFLNLTRETQLFGLAMLSRNRLATGGGGSYVQFTAGGQQQLFRPGLWVRVEGTTSRNREFTTGMLVPREAVSVGLNGQLTTQTTIGLNVYADRAPIGLPGESNAWLTRSTLRVVHSIATGAVRVASESGTMARAGRGTGTVSGSVFADWNANGQPDPGENVLAGIPVLLGTLSAVTTGRDGQFTFLNVPSGAHQVRLDLNALPVDFDAPAGTDVALEVSRGESRRVAFGLLPLGAIRGYVFEDANRNGQIDAGDPSVDNAVLVLDGGQRSELVRKGQFRFDAVRAGEHRIELLKESLPEGSAIVGANGRTLEVTRDTPQVDIVFLVTIEKRPEVRKVFPSRPGNTPPPASAAAARSPAPLPGAARPVGSRAPAASALPSFAIYTIQVAAMSDAANARELLQELKRVGFEAYLVEPAGGMADALYRVRVGKYESRTSAQRVVSRLESQLGLKMWITRAR, encoded by the coding sequence GTGCGCGGATCCGCGATCCCCGCGTGCTCCGCGGCGGTGATCCTCGCCGCGTCGGCGACCGCGGCGGCGCAGCAGGGCTCGCTGCAGATCTCCACCGACACGCAGATCGTCCAGGGGCATCCGCAGCGGCGGCTGGCCGAGCGGCGCCTCGAGCCGGACTTCGGCGCGCTGTGGACGCAGCCCGGACGCCGGTTCGGCCAGCTCCAGCTGGAGCTGCGCGCCTCGCGCCGCGGCGACGATCTCCACCTCGGTCGCAGCTGGTTCGCGCTGCGCGATGCCCGCGCCCGCGGCGTCGCCTGGACGTTCGAGGGAGGCGACCTCTACACGCCGCCGTCGCTGGTCGATTACCACTTCACCAATCTCGCGGCGCCGGCGATCACGTTCACCGGCGGCGCCGTCAGCGGCCGATCGAAGACGCTGTCGCTGCAGATCGCCGGCGGCCGCTCGACGGCGTGGCGCAACATCTTCGGTACGGATCCGGACGCGCTCGGCCAGACCGTGGGTCTCGCCCGCCTGGCCTATCAGGCGACGCCGCGCGTCCAGCTGCTCGCCCGCGGCTCGCGGGTCCGCACGCGCGACCTCGGCGAGTTCCCGCGAACCATCGACGCCAGCGATCAGGCGGGCGGCGGCGTCCGCTTCGTGGTGACGCCGTCGTTCCACCTGATCGGCGACGCCGGATACGTCCGCTACCGCGCCACCGGCGCCGCGGCCGCCGTCCACGACTACTCGTACCTCGCCGGCGCGCACGTGCTCATCGCGCGAGGCTGGGTCCAGGTCAACGCGTCGCGCTATTCCCCCGGCGATCTGCCGGTGCTGAATGCGTCGCTGCACGACCGCAGCGGCATCTTCTCGGCCGGCGAGTACGAGCTGTTCGATCGCGTCCGCGTGTTCGGCGGATGGGAGCAGCTCGATACCAACATCGCGCCGACCGGCACCGCGCTGGATCGACCGATCGCCGAAACGCAGCGGCACTTCGGCGGCATACGGCTGCGCATCGCCGGCCGGTCGCTGCTGTCGCTCCGCATCGAGGACGGCGGCCGCGTCGCCCGGCCGCCGATCCCGCAGTCGCCGGCCTCGCTGTTCGCCTCGACGAGCGACACCGGCAGCAGGACCGCGGAGCTGCAGACGGGCATCGGACCGCTCACCGCGTTCGCGCGCTACAGCCGCCGCGAAAGCGTGGATTCGGTGTTCACCGCCTCGACCTACGATCAGGAAGACACCACGGGGCAGTTCTTCCTGAACCTCACTCGCGAGACGCAGCTCTTCGGACTGGCGATGTTGAGCAGGAACCGGCTCGCGACCGGCGGCGGCGGATCGTACGTGCAGTTCACCGCCGGCGGGCAGCAGCAGCTGTTCAGGCCCGGACTCTGGGTCCGCGTGGAAGGGACGACGAGCCGGAACCGCGAATTCACCACCGGCATGCTGGTCCCGCGCGAAGCGGTGAGCGTCGGCCTCAACGGCCAGCTCACCACCCAGACGACGATCGGTCTCAACGTCTACGCCGATCGCGCGCCCATCGGCCTGCCCGGCGAATCCAACGCCTGGCTCACCCGCTCCACGCTCCGCGTCGTCCATTCGATCGCGACCGGAGCCGTACGCGTGGCGAGCGAGAGCGGCACGATGGCGCGGGCAGGACGCGGCACCGGCACGGTGTCGGGCAGCGTCTTCGCGGACTGGAACGCCAACGGGCAGCCGGACCCGGGCGAGAACGTGCTGGCGGGAATTCCCGTGCTGCTCGGAACGCTGTCCGCGGTGACGACCGGACGCGACGGGCAGTTCACGTTCCTCAACGTCCCCAGCGGGGCGCATCAGGTGCGCCTGGATCTGAATGCGCTGCCGGTGGATTTCGACGCTCCCGCCGGCACCGACGTCGCGCTCGAGGTTTCGCGCGGCGAGAGCCGGCGCGTCGCGTTCGGACTGCTGCCGCTGGGCGCGATTCGGGGGTACGTCTTCGAGGACGCCAACCGGAACGGCCAGATCGATGCCGGGGATCCCTCCGTCGACAACGCCGTGCTGGTGCTCGACGGCGGGCAGCGCTCCGAGCTGGTGCGCAAGGGGCAGTTCCGCTTCGACGCGGTCCGCGCCGGCGAGCACCGCATCGAGCTGCTGAAGGAGTCGCTGCCCGAGGGATCCGCGATCGTCGGCGCGAACGGACGAACGCTGGAGGTGACGCGCGACACGCCGCAGGTCGACATCGTGTTCCTGGTCACGATCGAGAAGCGTCCCGAGGTGCGCAAGGTGTTTCCGTCGCGTCCGGGCAACACGCCGCCGCCGGCGTCGGCGGCAGCCGCGCGATCGCCGGCGCCGCTGCCGGGTGCGGCGCGCCCGGTCGGTTCGCGCGCGCCGGCGGCGTCCGCTCTGCCATCCTTCGCGATCTACACCATCCAGGTCGCGGCGATGAGCGACGCGGCGAACGCGCGCGAACTGCTGCAGGAGCTGAAGCGCGTCGGCTTCGAGGCGTATCTGGTCGAGCCGGCAGGCGGAATGGCGGACGCGCTCTATCGCGTCCGCGTCGGGAAGTACGAGTCGCGCACCTCCGCACAGCGGGTCGTGTCGCGGCTCGAGAGCCAGCTCGGATTGAAGATGTGGATTACGCGCGCCCGCTAG
- a CDS encoding ATP-binding protein — MTAKPGRTARTRKAKAGRPDQTEPLAESGVVPDGFYRDMVWNLRNGVIAITTDGRVAVMNDIAYRTLGLRPSPADIGRQYAEVLKDAPDVVRILAGAFELSHLPNRAELRLRNSEKVLGYTLSHVKDARGRDAGATLFFKDLTRVEQLEERERLRDRLAALGEMAAAIAHEVKNPLAGIEVMAGILKRQLPESPDAQNILADIIKEAKMANVIVQEVLAFVRPIRLQVEEIAVTDVIRDAIAIADSHPLKGQVEVRVDLPEALRPIQGDPHQLRQIFTNLLTNAFEAMDGSGAIEIAATAVDADDETATAAEQATGPTILITISDNGPGIPAEVIDRIFSPFFTTKPQGSGLGLAIVRKIVDAHDGRIDVGGRPGGGTVFRVTLPVRNQQQLFG; from the coding sequence ATGACTGCCAAGCCTGGCCGTACTGCGCGTACACGCAAAGCCAAGGCGGGCCGGCCGGACCAGACGGAGCCGCTGGCGGAGTCCGGGGTCGTTCCGGACGGGTTCTACCGCGACATGGTCTGGAACCTGAGGAATGGTGTTATCGCCATTACGACGGACGGACGTGTGGCCGTCATGAACGACATCGCCTACCGGACGCTGGGGCTGCGGCCGAGCCCCGCCGACATCGGCCGGCAGTATGCGGAGGTCCTCAAGGACGCCCCCGACGTCGTCCGCATCCTGGCGGGGGCGTTCGAGCTGTCGCACCTGCCCAACCGCGCCGAGCTGCGCCTCCGCAACAGCGAGAAGGTGCTCGGCTACACGCTCTCGCACGTGAAGGACGCGCGCGGCCGGGACGCGGGCGCGACGCTGTTCTTCAAGGACCTGACGCGCGTCGAACAGCTCGAGGAGCGCGAGCGCCTGCGCGACCGCCTCGCCGCGCTGGGGGAGATGGCGGCGGCGATCGCGCACGAAGTGAAGAACCCGCTTGCCGGCATCGAGGTCATGGCCGGCATTCTCAAACGGCAGCTGCCCGAGTCGCCCGACGCGCAGAACATCCTCGCCGACATCATCAAGGAGGCGAAGATGGCGAACGTGATCGTCCAGGAGGTGCTCGCCTTCGTCCGGCCGATCCGCCTGCAGGTCGAGGAGATTGCCGTCACCGACGTGATCCGTGACGCGATCGCGATCGCGGACAGTCATCCGCTGAAGGGGCAGGTCGAGGTCCGCGTCGATCTCCCCGAAGCGCTGCGTCCGATCCAGGGGGATCCGCACCAGCTCCGACAGATTTTCACGAACCTGCTGACCAACGCGTTCGAGGCGATGGACGGCTCCGGCGCGATCGAGATCGCCGCCACGGCGGTGGATGCCGACGACGAGACGGCGACCGCGGCCGAGCAGGCGACCGGCCCGACGATTCTGATCACCATCAGCGACAACGGGCCCGGTATCCCGGCGGAAGTGATCGATCGGATCTTCAGCCCGTTCTTCACCACCAAGCCCCAGGGCTCGGGCCTGGGCCTGGCCATCGTCCGCAAGATCGTCGACGCGCACGACGGGCGCATCGACGTCGGGGGGCGCCCCGGCGGCGGCACGGTGTTCCGCGTCACGTTGCCGGTGCGCAACCAACAGCAGCTGTTCGGCTAG
- a CDS encoding ATP-binding cassette domain-containing protein, which yields MIQLSSLSKSFGDRVLLDNVTWQIDDRERVGLSGPNGAGKTTLLKMLAGIDEPDAGLIVKPAGLTIGYLPQDGLAYSGRTLREEASLAFKPLLDMKAEIAALEDRLGDDSTPHEDHEQMLSRYAELQEAFRRSDGYTIDLKVTTVLRGLGFSDADLEKRTETFSGGWQMRIALARLLLGRPGLLLLDEPTNHLDLDARNWLEEYLTDYPHAVILVSHDRFFLDAVVTRITEIGMRTLTDYVGNYSAYLKERDARMERLRQMKRDQDDEIERMQAFINRFRYQATKASQVQSRIKMLDKVVRIEIPPERKRVRFHFPQTQKSGRMVLELKHVRKAYGATRVFDDVNLHIERGDRIALIGPNGVGKSTLMRMLSGVEAPDAGTRTEGHQVVMQYFAQDEAAKLDPTKTVYETLAGSAPIQMMPHVRNILGGFLFSGDDIDKPVRVLSGGERTRLAVARMLLIPANTLLLDEPTNHLDLDSKDVLLEALEDFGGTLIFVSHDRYFVDKLATKVVDIGRGDAVVYPGNYEEWLWSKTQRPAAPPGARSAAAPDPGARSATRRDPGVRSANGQEAGARSANGREAGAWSANSPDARARSGNVQEAGARSGKQHGPVPGTGKQPNADLAPGTAGVPAAAGARPQPSYEEKKRADADARRQKKEADARNRRIQDLEARIGKAEAEVRELEARMSEPGFYENHEAAKPVIDRHQALMWEVGDLMHKWETLQAETEV from the coding sequence GTGATTCAACTTTCCTCTCTTTCGAAATCCTTCGGCGACCGCGTACTGCTCGACAACGTGACGTGGCAGATCGACGACCGCGAACGGGTCGGGTTGAGCGGGCCCAACGGCGCCGGCAAGACGACGCTGTTGAAGATGCTCGCCGGGATCGACGAACCGGACGCCGGTCTGATCGTCAAGCCGGCGGGGCTCACCATCGGCTATCTGCCGCAGGACGGCCTCGCCTACAGCGGCCGCACGCTCCGCGAAGAGGCCAGCCTCGCCTTCAAGCCCCTGCTCGACATGAAAGCGGAGATCGCCGCGCTCGAGGATCGGCTCGGCGACGATTCCACGCCGCACGAGGATCACGAGCAGATGCTCTCGCGCTACGCCGAGCTGCAGGAGGCGTTCCGGCGCAGCGACGGCTACACCATCGACCTGAAGGTCACGACGGTGCTGCGCGGTCTCGGGTTCTCCGACGCCGACCTCGAGAAGCGGACCGAGACGTTCTCCGGCGGCTGGCAGATGCGCATCGCGCTGGCGCGGCTGCTCCTCGGCCGCCCCGGCCTGCTCCTGCTCGACGAGCCGACCAACCACCTCGATCTCGACGCGCGCAACTGGCTCGAGGAGTACCTGACCGACTATCCGCACGCCGTCATCCTCGTGTCGCACGACCGCTTCTTCCTCGACGCCGTCGTCACGCGCATCACGGAGATCGGGATGCGGACGCTCACCGACTACGTCGGCAACTACTCGGCGTATCTGAAGGAGCGCGACGCGCGCATGGAGCGCCTGCGCCAGATGAAGCGCGATCAGGACGACGAGATCGAGCGGATGCAGGCGTTCATCAACCGCTTCCGCTACCAGGCGACCAAGGCGTCGCAGGTGCAGAGCCGGATCAAGATGCTCGACAAGGTCGTCCGCATCGAGATTCCGCCGGAGCGGAAGCGGGTCCGCTTCCACTTTCCGCAGACGCAGAAGAGCGGCCGGATGGTGCTGGAGCTGAAGCACGTGCGCAAGGCGTACGGCGCGACGCGGGTCTTCGACGACGTCAACCTGCACATCGAGCGGGGCGACCGGATCGCGCTGATCGGGCCCAACGGCGTCGGCAAGTCGACGCTGATGCGGATGCTCTCAGGCGTCGAGGCGCCGGACGCGGGAACCCGGACCGAGGGTCACCAGGTGGTGATGCAGTACTTCGCGCAGGACGAAGCGGCGAAGCTGGATCCGACGAAGACCGTGTACGAAACGCTGGCGGGAAGCGCGCCGATCCAGATGATGCCGCACGTGCGCAACATCCTCGGCGGCTTCCTGTTCTCGGGGGACGACATCGACAAGCCGGTGCGCGTGCTGTCGGGCGGCGAGCGGACGCGGCTGGCGGTGGCGCGGATGCTGCTGATTCCGGCCAACACGCTGCTGCTCGACGAGCCGACCAACCATCTCGATCTGGACTCGAAGGACGTGCTGCTCGAAGCGCTCGAGGACTTCGGCGGCACGCTGATCTTCGTCTCGCACGACCGCTATTTCGTCGACAAGCTGGCGACGAAGGTGGTCGATATCGGCCGCGGGGACGCGGTGGTCTATCCGGGGAACTACGAAGAGTGGCTGTGGAGCAAGACACAGCGGCCGGCGGCCCCCCCGGGTGCCAGGTCTGCGGCCGCCCCCGACCCCGGTGCCAGGTCTGCAACCCGCCGGGATCCGGGGGTCAGGTCTGCGAACGGGCAGGAGGCGGGTGCCAGGTCTGCGAACGGGCGGGAGGCGGGTGCCTGGTCTGCGAACAGCCCCGACGCGCGCGCCAGGTCTGGGAACGTGCAGGAGGCAGGTGCCAGGTCTGGGAAACAGCACGGGCCGGTGCCTGGCACCGGGAAGCAGCCAAACGCAGACCTGGCACCCGGGACGGCCGGGGTGCCCGCCGCCGCAGGGGCGCGGCCGCAGCCCTCGTACGAGGAAAAGAAGAGGGCCGACGCCGACGCCAGGCGCCAAAAAAAGGAAGCCGACGCCCGCAACCGCCGCATCCAGGACCTCGAGGCGCGGATTGGGAAGGCTGAGGCTGAAGTCCGGGAGCTCGAAGCCCGGATGTCCGAGCCCGGCTTCTACGAGAACCACGAGGCCGCCAAGCCGGTCATCGACCGCCATCAGGCTCTGATGTGGGAGGTCGGCGACTTGATGCACAAGTGGGAAACGCTTCAGGCAGAGACAGAAGTGTAA